The Plectropomus leopardus isolate mb chromosome 1, YSFRI_Pleo_2.0, whole genome shotgun sequence sequence AGACAATCCatgttttgccaaaaaaaaaaactctttacaAAACTGCTAATTGCTGTCTTCCTCATGTATTATGCTGCTGAAGTCACATTTAAACTAGGTTGACATTACCTTTGACTATAAAAAGGGATGATAATTACATGATTAGTTCAGTTGGATGGTTATAAACATCTTTCTTAGAAAATGCAAACAGCCTGTATAACTACAAAGAACGTCCAAGATTAAATGTAAGAGTCTTATAACACATATGAGTGTTAAAAGGGAACTGCACTGATTTCATACATTTTACACAGGTACTATCAACCCATCACAGGGACTTTATTCAGTTTGTGAAAACAGTCAAATTGAACATAcagtttgaaaaacattaaCCAGCATCCCAAATGAGTACAATACTAAATAGCTGGAAAACCCATTTAATTGGTGGCAGACCTGCCCTTCTGGGGTGTGTTTATGGGTGGATGCATGTATTGGTGTTGTTGGGGAAGTCTTGCATTTAAGCCTCAGTGGAGCTGACAGGAACTCCTTGTCTTGCTCAAGAGCACGTGGGCTGGGGGAATTACTGAACTTGCTTGCTCCAACTAAAAGATTGCCATGCTACCTAGCACTGACATTTATTGGTAAACGTACAGCTCTGCCTGACAACACCGTCATTTCTAAAGTAGGATATTTGTCCATGCAAACCACAGTGCATCATCTCAATAATCATAcagtttatattatttatttttatgtctattCTGTATTTGCTTTCTCATcttaatgtttgtatttatgtctgTGATTAGTTTCGATGCTCTGTTTCTCTTCACATGCCACTCCTTATGCTAACAATGCTTATTTATAAATGCCTTTTATGAATGTATATCATATTTAGTATGTACACCTTGTAGGGTGACACGGGCAGGTATGCATTTAGAGATACTTTAcagtgcatgtatgtatgtacgtatgtgtgtgtgtgtgtgtgtgtgtgtgtgtgtgtgggtacaAAAGGGTACAGAGGATTAAAGTTTAGCAGAGCTTGGTTTGTGGTTGCTGAGCTTACCTCGCCCCCTGCCGACGACAGAGGTGACCGCAGCACCTCGCTGTATCACCGCCTTCCCGGCAGGTGGCGCTACAGGCTGCACCCATGGTTTCCGCTGAAGTGCTTCCGCCTGCAGAGATCACACAGAGCAAGCAGCCGGTGTCAgatcaaaatacaaacaatgggcaagaaacacaaaaagcacaagTCCGAAAAACACGGATATGAAGGTATTTAATTTGCAGATAGAGCAAGCACTTTTCCACTTGAACTATTTACTGATCTGTTGTTAAACATACATGCTGGGATCCTCGATTTGTCGCATAGATTTGGCGCTTGTTAGCTGTGTTAGCACGAGCCCTGACCTAGCTGATTAGCTAGCGAAGTTTTGGGCTAGCTACCGGCCTGATTTAGGCTGCTTGTTTATTTCATGCATGTCTCTCAATGTGCCACAATTCTGTTTGGATACAACGCAGGTTACCTGAGGATACAGTACAAAGTTAGCTGTAGCTGAAGCACAACAACTGCTATGTAAACTAGCGTTAGCAGTTAGCGGCTAATGTTTATTTCTCAGCTGTCACGGGTCCCACCGATAGATCCATTTGGTTGTTTGTTGACTTGATATCTGCAGAGTTCGGAGAGAGACCACTGAAGCTGGTGTTAAAGGTGTCCGGAAACGAAGTGACTACCGGAAGCTCGAGCCTGGACACTTTTTATGACGAGCATCCAGCGGACCACGACAAACCAaaggacaagaagaagaaaaagaagaaggataAAGAGAGGAGCTTTGGATCACCAGAGGAtgacagaggaaagaaaaaggtaaaatcaCTAAAGATCCTTTCCCTGTCCTCTTCATGGGGCATTAAAGAGTGTTCAGTCTCTTGGAAGGACTCGTGAGTTTACATGGATTGTCCGCATGTTATacataatgtctgtttttatattgttagatgacaaagaagaagaaagggcAGGATACAGATGGGGACGATGAACAGAGCAGAACTCCTATACGTTCGGAGCTGGATAAACTCGAAGGTAGTCTCTGATTTCCCCCTGTTCGCAGTCTTTGTCAACACTTTCTATCTCTGCAGAACTCCCCTTGATGCTGTATTATTCCTCCTCATAGAAAAAGAGCAAACTCCTCTCCAGGAAGCTTTGAACCAGCTCATCAGGCAGCTCCAAAGGTACAACAATGATCATTTATTGTTATGAGATAACTCTATTTATTTATGCGCCGTTGCACATTTAGCAGCAAGTCTCCTCACAGTTCTTGAGACTGTATTACTGATCATTAACCCCCTTTCCCCGCAGTAAAGTTACTGTATGCCTGGTGaataaaaactgtgtgtgtgtgtcttttctctgtAGGAAAGATCCCAGTGCGTTCTTCTCGTTTCCAGTGACAGACCTCATTGCTCCTGGCTACTCTGCGATTATCAGGCGGCCTATGGACTTTAGCACAATGAAGGACAAAGTAAAGAAAGAGTGCTATCAGTCATTGGATGAACTCAAGGTATCTACATTACATTCTGGTGTATTTTTGCACGCTGAGTGTACACTCACagcaggataaaataaaaattactaaGGATGTCCAGAGCAGATCCAGGCATATTTTAGTAGATTGGAATTGGctaaaaataacaagaacaaAATTTGGCTTTCTGAAAGCATCATTCTCTTAAAAAACTTTAAgatctctgctgtgttttgtagTCCCAACAGTTACATCTTCTCTCCATCTGATCACTTCACAACAATTTTAGGAGTCGCCTTCTCTTAGTTAGACTTTctcaattttatttatcttttgtttttgattagtatttatttgtgatgataagctttatcattttaaatgaggACCTTCAGTATTTGGATCAAGTAGTATGTTAAAAGTAGGTGTGCCAAATTTAGAAAGCTGTTAATTCAAATTGTCATATTCATGTTTAATCCATTTTAGGAATATAGAAGTATTGGATTAGACTCGGTATTCGCATATAACTAATAATAAAGGATTAGACTGGAATCtgggcaaaaaaacataatgactgCAATTTTGGAGACACTGATCATGttgataaatgttaaaattaagaGTAATTGCACAGAGTGAATGAGCATGGGCCAAGGCGTGAGGTTTGTCATGTAGACCAGAGTTATAATCTCTTCTCTGCATTTTGATTGACAGAGCcatatttgtcatttgtttgatgtgttttaatatgATGTGTGTTGTTGCAGGTGGATTTCAGGATCATGTGTGAAAACGCCATGATTTACAACAAACCAGAGACGATTTACCATAAAGCTGCTCGAAAACTGTTACACTCTGGGATGAAAATCTTAAGCCAGGTAGGAAATTAAGGATTCAGAAAAAAGACTTATTCAAGGGATTACAGCAACTGCAACGGATTGTCCAATTTATTTGGATAAGAACGTGGTTcatgacattttgttctttCCCTATTCATCATTTACACCAGTATTAATAAAGACATGGTAGACAACTAGCATTCTTTTAAAACCGCCTTTAGTATAAAAGCTCATTGggacatttattattttttctgtatctttATAATTTAAAgcttaaattaaatatatgtcTGTGAATATGTGAAAGACAGACACTGTGTTAACAGTTAACATGTGACCTTTGATTTTCTGGGTGGGTGAACATGAGACCCAGATGATGTTTACTGCACATGTATAAATCTTCTCATTCTCTGACACAAAGCTTGATGCACcacaaaatgtcattatttagctTTCTGTGTTAGTTGAACAAAGTGCAGCATTGTTGTGTTTGCCTTAAACTTCATATGGAGCGCTGCAACACAGTTAAATGACTTTGCTACAATGCAACACATGGGGGCAGCAGATAGCCTCGAATTGTCGCATCAACAGGTTTATCAAGCAAATTTCCTTCTCTCCAATGATTCTAATCTCCTTCCCGATcccaaataaagaaaacaaaacttttaattgACTTTCTTGCCCCTAGGAAAGATTGGAGAGCCTGAAGCAGAGCATAGAGTTCATGTCTGGCCTCGACCCCTCGGCCAAAACACCGAGTAAGACTGAAGAACAAGGGGCCACCAGTCTGGACCAGAACAGAGAGGGACCCTCGACCACAGACACCAGCGAGAGATCCCAGACACCCAGCACACCCAGGTCCTTCAACCTGCTGACTTTACATACGTTTGCTTAAGTCAAAGTCATGTTCAGCTGCTCTCACACGAAGAGTACCCAGATTTATAAGTCAGCATACGTTACTTGACTTGAGTTCAGAGAGCTTGTGTCAatcaagaaatgaccaaaagctGTCTCAGATCGCTAGCAAAAAATTGTTTAAGTACAGTTTCCAGCTCCTCTTAGACaatcaaaaaaactgaaataaatgctaaaattgTCGGCCACCCGTCAACACAGTTAAGGCTGAGATAACTAATCAGCCAGAAGTGAAAATGCAGCACTCTGACGGAGCCAGTTTCCCACatcatgttgttttctgtgagcTTGTTTCCCTCTGACACCAAAGTGAATCAGTTTTCCGCTGTGAAGCTGGAGGCTGAGAATGTGAGGAATGCCTCGCAGCATGCTGGGACTTGTTTCCTCTCAAGGCTGTTCATCTTTTGAATCGGTGTTGTTGCCCTGTGATGTAACAGAACCTGACGAATAAAGTCACGTGTTGGTTATGACTCACTTTCGAAGGAACAGCCGAGAAACCTTTACTGTGCTGTTTCTCAATTCGGCTACCTCCCAAATTACAACAGTTAACACTGTTTGCTGACGTCAGCAAAACGCTTACAGGTAGATTATCTGAAAGCAGGATGTGGGCGTTTAAGGACCAGAAGCACTCACCCTGGCTTTCTCCCTGCAGtgtgtatgctttttttttcttgctgaagaataaaaaagcttttcattCATGACCAAGTGTCTCATCTGCTGTCTATCCATTTGTGTTTCATGTGCAGACAGGACAAGGACTCCAAGGACGAAGCCGCAAGGGTAGAGAAAGAGCTTGAGGAAATCCGCAAGGTCATCGAGGAGTCTGGAGGAAAGCTGTCCAACAGAGTGCTGCAGTGTGATGTGAGAAAAACGGGTTAAACGCCAGATTTCTTTTATTGTAACTGACATatccattatttaaaatattagaaaaccTGCTCTTTtcaacagcataaaaagcaaaatttaaagCCCCCAGTTGAGACAATACCCATTCTTTTCGGTTAgccaatatttattcatttatttattttgtatttatttatgtatttagacattttgaaCCATTAACTTGAGGTTATGACAGCTTTCCTCTCTTATTAATGTGATGagtttgttttatgttctcTCGGTCCATCATAATGTTTAACCACAACAGCCATTCCTCATACAGGgatcctgcagatccttaagtCTGTAAAGGAATTACATTCATTAATCTAtaattaaggccttaattggtattaaaatgtcttaaagcagtctttcaaaagtctcaGACACGGGAAGTAGGAtattattaacctttttttctgattttgcatcgtaaaatctcaaaataattgataatgtctaattttataataatttaccAGCTTTAACATCAACCATGAAAGGATAGAAGAACCAGCATAGCACTCATGTATTTACTACATCCAATAAAGTGAAAAAGGACCAAGCTTTTTCCAAGGAATGGATACTTTTTGATAACATCAAAGATCAAGATCATGCTTTATATTGAATTAAACATTTGGGGAAAATTATCACTGACTTAGTAATTGATGTCagttcacatttatttttcttcagttttggttattgtaaaaatggTCTTAAAGGTATTTCTGAGTGgcttttaaaattcttaaaaaagaCGTGACACTAACTTCTCTTAAGTTGTAGGAACCCTGTCATACTGCAAAGGGGATTTTTATGCACGTTTACTGCCATTGACTCTTATCATTTATTTGCTGTTTAGTTGGAGTTTGCACGGCGGAAGTCTGACGGCTCCACCACTCTGGCAATCCTCAACCCAGCAGATCCATCAGCAGGAGGTAGGTCCATCTGGCCCCATAATGGAGCTCACATAACTCTTTCTTACCACGCAATACtgtcaaaaattaaattggACATTTTCGAAGacagttttctgtattttgttacATTATTCGTTTTTATGTGCCTCTTTTATCTGTGCTTGTACATAGCATCAGAATCTTTTATATTTCGATAAGGACTGACGCAGATTGAAGAGTTGTGCGCAGGAGTTTCACTCAGGGGCATTATAGATTCGAAATTATGCAAGTAATTTCCATCAGCTGTGAATAGATGTTCATAAAATAGAGCTCTGGGGGTTTCTATGAGATCTGTGTTAACCGTTTTGAAAAACggtgtgaaaaatgtgtgacACCAATGAAAAAGTGTTAAACATTTGCAAGAGAAGACTTCTGTTGTGCTAAGAAGGGGATGATGAAGGTCAAGTGGATCCCGGTTTGCCAAGCACGTCTTGGCAGtcgaaaaaaactgtaaattaatGCCAGAGTATTTCCTTGCTGTAGATGTTGGTTACTGTCCCGTGAAACTGGGCATGATGTCCAATCGGCTGCAGAGCGGAGTTAACACCCTGCAGGGCTTCAGGGAGGACAAGAGGAACAGGATCACTCCAGGTAATATACTGCCCTAACATAACGTCTCTGCACATCACTAATATCAGAGACCTAATATCTCCACTCTGCTGGTTCACTTTACATGACAATCTTTGACACTATTTTCACAGTGTCCTACGTCAACTACGGGCCATTCACCTCCTACGCACCCACCTACGACTCCAGCTTCGCCAACATCAGCAAGGAGGATTCTGACCTTATCTACTCTCTCTATGGTGAGGAGTCCAGTCCTCAGGGCTCAGACAGGTATGTACAGTATGACCACGGACGCACTCGAGCTCTGCGGCATTTACACAGAACGTCACTTGATGCATTCCTGGCTGATTACTTTCCAGATGTTCCTCTTTTTCACTCTAAAGGAGGTCAGCTGTAGACTGGGCCTCATCCTGACTCCAGTCTTTCAATTCTTACACTGGTAATAATATTATGGTACTCGGGACCTATAGGACACTCACAACACCCTTGGTTTACCTCACCTCCACCAAGAATTTCCTAATTACCTTGACGACTTTGCGCGGTCTGTGCTTGCGTTGTTGCGTTGTATTAAAGCTGCTGTAGTGTTActgacattcagaacattagTACAGCATCAAACGGCTATTTGCTATCTAAAGATCTTGTCCTGAGtagagaatgaagtcacgctACCTCTGTGTGcctctgatttttattttggtagaCAGTCCAGCTGCACGTGCATGTAAGTCCCCGCGTGTATCCACTGTCTGAAGGAATAAGTCCTAAAACCAGGAAATGAATTaccatttttgctcttttcctTCCCTCGTCTTGAAGTCAGTTCATTGTTTTGTATAGAATTTTTGTGCTTGTATAATGGCTCCTGAGTAATAAAGCCCAAAGTCCAAGCCAA is a genomic window containing:
- the brd7 gene encoding bromodomain-containing protein 7, whose translation is MGKKHKKHKSEKHGYEEFGERPLKLVLKVSGNEVTTGSSSLDTFYDEHPADHDKPKDKKKKKKKDKERSFGSPEDDRGKKKMTKKKKGQDTDGDDEQSRTPIRSELDKLEEKEQTPLQEALNQLIRQLQRKDPSAFFSFPVTDLIAPGYSAIIRRPMDFSTMKDKVKKECYQSLDELKVDFRIMCENAMIYNKPETIYHKAARKLLHSGMKILSQERLESLKQSIEFMSGLDPSAKTPSKTEEQGATSLDQNREGPSTTDTSERSQTPSTPRQDKDSKDEAARVEKELEEIRKVIEESGGKLSNRVLQCDLEFARRKSDGSTTLAILNPADPSAGDVGYCPVKLGMMSNRLQSGVNTLQGFREDKRNRITPVSYVNYGPFTSYAPTYDSSFANISKEDSDLIYSLYGEESSPQGSDSLSEFLAKSDEYVYKLADNVLDALTSGEHSKTLSDTEPQVEEATNTQQDRDDMEVSEPEASDCNRLDLLRSAAGLQMDEELSGEALHFQQKLDETTKFLRDLQEAQKERLSAKQPPNMICLLAPTAKELELAEKVTTNLAELTGQVAPCDVSSVYGIRKAMGIAVPPEPPAPFIDLTTVQETSEPMETTSSLQDAVPVVAV